From Candidatus Binatia bacterium, one genomic window encodes:
- a CDS encoding methyltransferase domain-containing protein, which produces MIERTLDRLHGGMVFRRRVRVLAAHLARLIPGGSTVLDIGAGDGSIGSAICAQRSGLRMRGIDVLVRGHTAYPVDAFDGLHIPHPDGSFDVALFVDVLHHTVDPAALLAEAARVARTVVIKDHLLEGLLASPTLRLMDWVGNARHSVVLPYNYLTRRQWDEAFSRSGLTIEEWQQRLGLYPFPVDLLFDRSLHYVARLRSR; this is translated from the coding sequence GTGATCGAGCGCACGCTGGATCGCCTGCACGGCGGCATGGTTTTTCGCCGGCGCGTGCGTGTGTTGGCTGCGCACCTTGCGCGGCTGATTCCGGGCGGATCGACGGTTCTCGACATCGGCGCCGGCGACGGATCGATCGGAAGCGCGATCTGCGCCCAGCGCTCCGGATTGAGGATGCGCGGAATCGATGTCCTCGTTCGCGGGCACACCGCCTATCCCGTCGATGCCTTCGACGGCCTGCACATCCCGCATCCGGACGGCAGCTTCGACGTCGCGCTCTTCGTCGACGTGCTGCATCACACGGTCGATCCGGCAGCGCTGCTGGCGGAGGCCGCGCGCGTTGCCCGCACCGTCGTGATCAAGGATCACCTGCTCGAAGGGCTGCTGGCGTCGCCGACCCTGCGGCTCATGGACTGGGTCGGCAATGCCAGGCACTCGGTCGTTCTTCCGTACAACTACCTGACCCGGCGCCAGTGGGACGAAGCATTTTCCCGTTCTGGACTGACGATCGAGGAGTGGCAGCAGCGCCTCGGGCTCTACCCTTTTCCGGTCGACCTCCTGTTCGACCGCTCGCTGCACTACGTCGCGCGGCTGCGGTCGCGTTGA
- a CDS encoding transketolase C-terminal domain-containing protein, with product MLKQIEGSAAVAEAIALCRPEVICAYPISPQTHIVEALGRMVDSGTLAPCEFINVESEFAAMSVAIGASATGARAYTATASQGLLFMAEAVYNAAGLGLPIVMTVANRAIGAPINIWNDHTDALSQRDCGWIQLFAEDNQEALDLHIQAFRLAEELSVPVMVCMDGFILTHAVERVDMPTAQQVDEWLPPYDPRQILDPAEPVSIGAMVGPEAFMEVRYLAHVKQKQALERIPQWSDRFREVFGRDSGGLVRSYRADDADVMVVALGSVLGTIKDTVDEMRSEGVKIGVLGITCFRPWPAAAVRGALAHAKRVIVLEKSLAVGLGGIVANNVGGSWTGPSDDVHTVVAGLGGRAITRQSLRRVFEEGCRGRLDALTFLDLDHDAAGRVLAREREQRRSGPIAESLLKDLGAAATRIG from the coding sequence ATGCTCAAGCAAATTGAAGGATCGGCGGCCGTCGCCGAAGCGATCGCGCTTTGCCGTCCCGAGGTCATCTGCGCCTATCCGATCTCGCCGCAGACCCACATCGTCGAGGCGCTCGGCCGCATGGTCGATTCGGGGACGCTTGCGCCGTGCGAGTTCATCAACGTCGAGTCGGAGTTCGCGGCGATGTCGGTGGCCATCGGAGCCTCGGCCACCGGCGCGCGCGCTTACACCGCCACGGCGAGCCAGGGCCTGCTGTTCATGGCCGAGGCCGTCTACAACGCGGCCGGGCTCGGGCTTCCCATCGTGATGACCGTGGCCAACCGCGCCATCGGGGCTCCGATCAACATCTGGAACGATCACACCGATGCGCTGAGCCAGCGCGACTGCGGGTGGATCCAGCTCTTCGCCGAAGACAACCAGGAGGCCCTCGATCTGCACATCCAGGCATTCCGGCTTGCCGAAGAGCTTTCGGTGCCGGTGATGGTCTGCATGGACGGCTTCATTCTCACGCATGCGGTCGAGCGCGTGGACATGCCGACTGCGCAGCAGGTGGACGAATGGCTGCCGCCTTACGACCCGCGCCAGATCCTCGATCCTGCCGAGCCCGTGTCGATCGGCGCGATGGTCGGCCCCGAGGCTTTCATGGAGGTGCGCTACCTCGCGCACGTCAAGCAGAAGCAGGCGCTCGAACGCATCCCGCAGTGGTCCGACCGATTTCGCGAAGTGTTCGGGCGCGACAGCGGCGGCCTCGTGCGCAGCTACCGCGCAGATGACGCCGACGTCATGGTCGTGGCGCTCGGATCCGTGCTCGGCACGATCAAGGACACCGTCGACGAGATGCGCAGCGAGGGCGTGAAAATCGGCGTCCTCGGCATCACGTGCTTCCGGCCCTGGCCGGCGGCGGCGGTGCGCGGCGCGCTCGCGCATGCGAAGCGCGTGATCGTGCTCGAAAAGAGCCTTGCCGTGGGTCTCGGCGGCATCGTCGCGAACAACGTCGGCGGGTCATGGACGGGCCCTTCCGACGACGTGCATACGGTGGTCGCCGGGCTCGGCGGTCGCGCAATCACGCGCCAGTCGCTGCGCCGCGTTTTCGAAGAAGGCTGCCGCGGGCGCCTCGACGCGCTCACCTTCCTCGATCTCGACCACGATGCTGCCGGGCGCGTGCTCGCGCGCGAGCGGGAGCAGAGGCGTTCGGGACCCATTGCCGAGAGCCTGCTGAAAGACCTCGGCGCCGCCGCCACGCGTATTGGCTGA
- a CDS encoding thiamine pyrophosphate-dependent enzyme: MADQPVRFYQTGTFTVGGRLLPEDERSVQANMRRTNSLNSGHRACQGCGEALGARYAIDAAMEATGRRMIAVNATGCLEVFSTPYPETSWQIPWIHSLFGNAAAVATGVAAALKVKGRSDVRVVAQGGDGGTTDIGFGCLSGMFERNDDVLYICYDNEAYMNTGVQRSSATPPAARTNTTMPVGASSGNRFGQGKNLPRLAMAHEIPYVATATVAELHDLEAKVRRAMELRGARYIHILVPCPLGWGHGSEATVRMARLAKETGLFPVFEAEHGEVTSVSKIRRKVPVEEYLKPQMRFAHLFGENPNREVLDRLQQLADRNIARYGLVTPEAEAS; this comes from the coding sequence ATGGCTGACCAGCCGGTGCGATTCTACCAGACGGGGACCTTCACCGTCGGAGGGCGCCTCCTGCCCGAGGACGAGCGCAGCGTGCAGGCCAACATGCGCCGTACCAACTCGCTCAACTCCGGGCACCGCGCGTGCCAGGGCTGCGGCGAAGCTCTCGGCGCACGCTATGCGATCGATGCGGCAATGGAGGCGACCGGGCGGCGCATGATTGCCGTCAACGCGACGGGATGCCTCGAGGTGTTCTCGACTCCGTATCCCGAGACGTCGTGGCAGATCCCGTGGATTCACTCGCTGTTCGGAAACGCGGCAGCGGTTGCCACCGGTGTTGCCGCCGCGCTCAAGGTCAAGGGTCGCAGCGACGTGCGCGTCGTTGCCCAGGGCGGCGACGGCGGAACCACCGACATCGGCTTCGGCTGTCTTTCGGGAATGTTCGAGCGCAACGACGATGTGCTCTACATCTGCTACGACAACGAAGCGTACATGAACACCGGAGTGCAGCGCTCGTCGGCTACGCCTCCGGCCGCGCGCACCAACACGACGATGCCGGTGGGCGCGAGCAGCGGGAACCGCTTCGGGCAGGGAAAGAACCTTCCCCGCCTGGCGATGGCGCACGAGATTCCGTACGTGGCCACTGCCACGGTTGCCGAGCTTCACGACCTCGAAGCCAAGGTGCGGCGTGCGATGGAGTTGCGCGGAGCGCGCTACATCCACATCCTCGTTCCGTGTCCTCTTGGCTGGGGCCACGGCTCCGAAGCCACCGTGCGAATGGCGCGCCTGGCGAAGGAAACCGGCCTTTTCCCCGTGTTCGAGGCCGAACACGGCGAAGTCACCTCCGTGTCGAAGATCCGGCGCAAGGTTCCGGTCGAGGAGTATCTGAAGCCGCAGATGCGTTTTGCCCACCTGTTCGGAGAAAACCCGAACCGGGAAGTGCTCGACCGCCTGCAGCAGCTCGCGGACCGCAACATCGCGCGTTACGGCCTCGTCACTCCCGAAGCGGAGGCGTCGTGA
- a CDS encoding glycosyltransferase family 2 protein has protein sequence MNDSDFELSVVMPCLNEARTVAACVGQAMQMLASSAIRGEVIVADNGSTDGSQQIARSKGARVVDVPERGYGAALLGGIAAARGRYVIMGDCDMSYDFGHAPRFVDELRRGAQFVMGNRFRGGIAPGAMPALHRYLGNPVLTRIAQLYFGAWEVGDFHCGLRAFDKEAIDRLDLGCTGMEFASEMVVKAKLHRLRIVEVPTTLAPDERGRPSHLRTWRDGWRHLRFLLCYSPRWAFLIPGVLCGTAGLLLMLLVLPGPRRIGGVVLDIHTLIYGGAMILVGAQGVFFAVLSKVYAITQGLQPAPRGSTRLFQRITLEHGLVVGLLLLACGIGGTIFALYGWAEVGLGPYDPARAMRIVVPSVVALALGAQTMFSSLFLSLLGMATKRTLKVEEAERR, from the coding sequence ATGAACGACTCCGATTTCGAGCTGTCGGTCGTCATGCCGTGCCTGAACGAGGCGCGCACGGTCGCTGCCTGCGTCGGGCAGGCGATGCAGATGCTCGCGAGCTCGGCAATTCGCGGCGAAGTGATCGTCGCCGACAACGGCTCGACCGACGGCAGCCAGCAGATCGCGCGCTCCAAAGGCGCCCGCGTGGTGGACGTTCCGGAGCGCGGCTACGGCGCCGCGCTGCTGGGCGGCATCGCCGCCGCTCGCGGGCGCTACGTGATCATGGGCGACTGCGACATGAGCTACGATTTCGGTCATGCGCCGCGCTTCGTCGACGAGCTGCGACGCGGCGCCCAGTTCGTGATGGGAAACCGCTTTCGCGGCGGCATTGCACCGGGCGCGATGCCGGCGTTGCACCGCTACCTCGGCAACCCCGTGCTGACCAGGATTGCGCAACTTTACTTCGGCGCATGGGAGGTTGGCGATTTCCACTGCGGCCTTCGCGCTTTCGACAAGGAAGCGATCGATCGGCTCGATCTCGGCTGCACCGGCATGGAGTTCGCATCCGAGATGGTCGTCAAGGCCAAGCTCCACCGGCTGCGGATCGTCGAGGTGCCGACGACGCTGGCGCCGGACGAACGCGGCCGGCCGTCGCATCTTCGAACCTGGCGCGACGGCTGGCGGCACCTGCGCTTCCTGCTGTGTTATTCGCCGCGCTGGGCCTTTCTGATCCCGGGCGTGCTCTGCGGCACCGCCGGTCTGCTGCTGATGCTGCTCGTCCTTCCCGGTCCGCGCCGCATCGGCGGCGTCGTGCTCGACATCCATACGCTGATCTACGGCGGGGCGATGATCCTCGTCGGTGCCCAGGGCGTCTTCTTTGCGGTGCTCTCGAAGGTCTATGCGATCACGCAGGGACTGCAGCCGGCGCCGCGCGGCTCGACGCGGCTCTTCCAGCGCATCACTCTGGAGCATGGGCTGGTGGTGGGCCTGCTGCTGCTCGCCTGCGGCATCGGCGGCACGATCTTCGCGCTCTATGGCTGGGCCGAAGTCGGCCTTGGCCCGTACGATCCGGCTCGCGCGATGCGCATCGTCGTGCCGTCGGTCGTTGCGCTCGCCCTCGGCGCCCAGACGATGTTCTCGAGCCTTTTCCTGAGCCTGCTCGGCATGGCGACCAAGCGCACGCTGAAGGTCGAGGAAGCGGAGCGCCGGTGA
- a CDS encoding radical SAM/SPASM domain-containing protein has product MESIYWVITWACHRKCRHCYDDRFRPYARDDLTRLVAEESHAYRRILANLPDDMSYQDPSRPGPGGTASRHRSSLILAGGEVLMDGVRQELFYPLLDAIRARWGAAAPHVSIQTTGDIMQPGHIEEMLERGVGTIAVASIDDYHVGMNGDGKFALMDRVRRMMASFGVQEVDLGIARDPRLKGPGLGRARSGDGPFFLFFGAQPELWIGELWPRGRAWTNGLSNATYETNFCARWSGGKNFLNYGDAGAEVAIEPDGSVYPCCLKTKAPLGNLCEERLVEILDSLKGHPAFEAINAGDPESMGENVGWSRSDYRRSSRAVDPRGREMENVCLGCDAYFEKHLAAEIARIRTARLAARS; this is encoded by the coding sequence GTGGAATCGATCTACTGGGTCATCACCTGGGCCTGCCATCGAAAGTGCAGGCACTGCTACGACGACCGCTTCCGGCCTTACGCTCGCGACGACCTGACGCGCCTCGTCGCCGAAGAAAGCCACGCGTACCGCCGCATTCTGGCCAACCTCCCCGACGACATGTCGTACCAGGACCCGTCGCGCCCGGGGCCCGGCGGCACTGCGTCACGGCACCGCTCCTCGCTCATCCTGGCCGGCGGCGAAGTGCTGATGGACGGCGTCCGCCAGGAGCTCTTCTACCCGCTGCTCGACGCGATCCGTGCGCGATGGGGCGCGGCGGCGCCGCACGTCTCGATCCAGACGACGGGCGACATCATGCAACCCGGACACATCGAAGAGATGCTCGAGCGCGGCGTCGGCACCATCGCGGTCGCGAGCATCGACGACTATCACGTCGGCATGAACGGCGACGGGAAATTCGCGCTGATGGATCGCGTCCGGCGCATGATGGCGAGCTTCGGCGTGCAGGAGGTCGATCTCGGCATCGCGCGCGATCCGCGGCTGAAGGGTCCGGGACTCGGGCGCGCAAGAAGCGGCGACGGTCCGTTCTTCCTGTTCTTCGGCGCCCAGCCGGAGCTGTGGATCGGCGAGCTGTGGCCGCGCGGACGCGCGTGGACGAACGGATTGTCCAACGCCACGTACGAAACCAATTTCTGCGCGCGCTGGAGTGGCGGCAAGAACTTCCTGAACTATGGCGATGCGGGCGCGGAGGTCGCGATCGAACCGGACGGGTCGGTCTATCCGTGCTGCCTGAAAACCAAGGCTCCGCTCGGAAATCTTTGCGAGGAACGACTGGTCGAGATCCTCGACAGCCTCAAGGGTCATCCGGCATTCGAAGCGATCAACGCAGGAGACCCCGAATCGATGGGAGAGAACGTCGGCTGGTCGCGCTCCGATTACCGGCGCTCGTCGCGCGCCGTCGATCCTCGAGGCCGCGAGATGGAGAACGTCTGCCTGGGCTGCGACGCGTATTTCGAGAAACACCTTGCTGCGGAGATCGCGCGCATCCGTACCGCGCGACTTGCTGCCAGGAGCTGA
- a CDS encoding SCP2 sterol-binding domain-containing protein encodes MADAPTNAQQVFDMMPSRFNATAASGVNATYQFDLTGDNGGTWQVAVANGACNVAKGTPNDKPNITITMAANDYLDMITGKLNPQMAFMGGKLKIKGDMSLALKMQQIFPNA; translated from the coding sequence ATGGCAGACGCACCTACCAACGCTCAGCAAGTATTCGACATGATGCCCTCGCGCTTCAACGCGACGGCCGCTTCGGGCGTCAACGCGACGTACCAGTTCGACCTCACCGGCGACAACGGCGGCACCTGGCAGGTCGCAGTGGCCAACGGCGCGTGCAACGTCGCCAAGGGCACCCCGAACGACAAGCCGAACATCACGATCACGATGGCGGCCAACGACTACCTCGACATGATCACCGGCAAGCTCAACCCGCAGATGGCCTTCATGGGCGGCAAGCTCAAGATCAAGGGTGACATGAGCCTCGCCCTCAAGATGCAGCAGATCTTCCCGAACGCCTGA
- a CDS encoding 2-oxoacid:acceptor oxidoreductase family protein, giving the protein MYQIRIHGRGGQGVVTAAELLSVAAFREGRHSQAFPSFGSERTGAPVVAFCRIHDAAIRLREPVLAPDALIIQDPTLLHQVEVFAGLVDGGFVLINSARGIGELGLDDFVASRAGCRVVTVPATEIAMRSIGRPLPNAALLAAFAAATGRVALGSVCEAIRERFRAGVADANVAAAEAAFEHVRAAQSATEGEHAQAN; this is encoded by the coding sequence GTGTACCAGATCCGGATTCACGGACGCGGCGGTCAGGGCGTCGTCACGGCAGCCGAGCTGCTGTCGGTCGCCGCTTTTCGCGAAGGCCGTCATTCCCAGGCGTTCCCCAGCTTCGGCTCCGAGCGCACCGGCGCGCCGGTCGTCGCGTTCTGCCGCATTCATGACGCAGCGATCCGCCTGCGCGAGCCGGTGCTCGCTCCCGATGCGCTGATCATCCAGGACCCGACGCTGCTGCACCAGGTAGAAGTCTTTGCCGGGCTCGTTGACGGCGGTTTCGTGCTGATCAACAGCGCGCGCGGCATCGGCGAGCTCGGACTCGACGACTTCGTAGCTTCGCGCGCCGGCTGCCGCGTCGTCACTGTTCCCGCCACCGAAATCGCGATGCGCTCGATCGGCAGGCCGCTGCCCAACGCGGCGCTTCTGGCAGCCTTTGCCGCGGCCACCGGTCGCGTCGCGCTCGGCTCGGTCTGCGAAGCGATTCGCGAGCGTTTTCGCGCGGGCGTCGCGGATGCGAACGTTGCCGCGGCCGAGGCGGCGTTCGAACACGTGCGGGCGGCGCAGTCCGCGACGGAGGGGGAGCATGCTCAAGCAAATTGA
- a CDS encoding FxLYD domain-containing protein codes for MIRGGTWIFMLVVVLAAAVSSDAAAGAQPVQARHPKFRDGRLEPGEKIFAIVVQAEPRAYCLTELGAAGSVVHDSVASGAVDIGSDGATAHVAHATVRVTDSETTTWSDWSRRHPDTSLWHPVAVAEAQVTRPTSDVRVTESRHYRTVIGCALSQSRLTSPNMEAPGLVVISGTIRNVAATPVDHVVLRYELLDGRGRVVFRDEGFNRSAEDLAGPKLTSPVVPLAAGATDAFRMILLEDELPDFKNARVSVARIY; via the coding sequence ATGATTCGCGGTGGGACATGGATCTTCATGCTGGTCGTGGTGCTCGCGGCCGCGGTCTCGAGTGACGCGGCTGCCGGGGCGCAACCGGTCCAGGCGCGCCATCCGAAGTTCCGCGACGGCAGGCTCGAGCCCGGCGAGAAGATCTTTGCGATCGTCGTCCAGGCAGAGCCGCGCGCGTATTGCCTGACCGAGCTGGGTGCTGCGGGCTCGGTCGTCCACGACTCCGTCGCCAGCGGCGCAGTGGACATCGGCTCGGACGGAGCGACGGCACACGTCGCGCACGCCACTGTCCGGGTCACCGACAGCGAGACGACGACCTGGTCCGACTGGAGCCGGCGTCATCCGGATACTTCGTTGTGGCATCCCGTCGCCGTCGCCGAAGCGCAGGTGACGCGGCCGACCAGCGACGTGCGCGTCACCGAGTCGCGCCACTACCGCACCGTGATCGGTTGTGCGCTTTCCCAGTCGCGGCTGACGTCCCCGAACATGGAGGCACCCGGTCTCGTCGTGATCAGCGGCACGATTCGAAACGTCGCGGCAACTCCTGTCGATCACGTCGTGCTGCGCTACGAGCTGCTCGACGGTCGCGGTCGCGTCGTCTTTCGCGACGAAGGCTTCAACCGCTCCGCGGAGGACCTGGCCGGACCGAAGCTGACGTCGCCGGTGGTCCCGCTCGCAGCCGGCGCGACCGATGCGTTTCGAATGATCCTGCTCGAAGACGAGCTTCCGGATTTCAAGAACGCGCGCGTGAGCGTCGCTCGCATCTACTGA
- a CDS encoding MBL fold metallo-hydrolase, with protein sequence MSIAAKIVAAVVAAVVVAALALAVVDSAAPLPVPPPLADPLPAASPPADMQVFQLPTGITHRTAAFAYRGGSFGDKRDFSMTAVLVHHPKGDILIDTGFGRSVDEQIRLLPLPFRLMTSYEKLTPAADQLRAAGYDVSGGDGPGKKISAILLTHAHWDHVSGAADLPGIPILVTPQEQRFISEGSVVMAVARSIPAARFQTYTFEGGPYLGFPHNHDVYGDGSIVIVPAPGHTPGSVVIFLAVPGGKRYALVGDLVWQLEGIRELEERPWLWRTLADVDPGAVRENIRRMSAIAQRFPEFTLVPAHDSRGFASMPTLSEKQPSAAALPPAE encoded by the coding sequence GTGAGCATCGCGGCAAAAATCGTCGCTGCCGTTGTTGCCGCCGTCGTCGTCGCCGCACTGGCCCTTGCGGTGGTCGATTCGGCCGCGCCGCTTCCCGTTCCTCCCCCTCTCGCCGATCCCCTGCCTGCGGCATCGCCGCCGGCCGACATGCAGGTCTTCCAGCTTCCGACCGGCATTACTCACCGAACCGCTGCATTCGCGTACCGTGGCGGCTCCTTCGGCGACAAGCGCGATTTCTCGATGACTGCGGTGCTCGTGCATCATCCGAAGGGAGACATCCTGATCGATACCGGCTTCGGGCGCTCGGTCGACGAGCAGATCCGCCTGCTGCCGCTGCCGTTTCGGCTGATGACTTCGTACGAGAAGCTCACTCCTGCCGCCGACCAGTTGCGCGCAGCGGGCTACGATGTTTCCGGCGGCGACGGTCCCGGCAAAAAGATCTCGGCAATCCTGCTGACCCACGCGCACTGGGACCACGTCAGCGGCGCCGCGGATCTTCCCGGCATCCCGATCCTCGTCACGCCGCAGGAGCAGCGTTTCATTTCGGAAGGAAGCGTCGTGATGGCGGTAGCGCGCAGCATCCCGGCAGCGCGCTTCCAGACCTACACGTTCGAGGGCGGACCGTATCTCGGCTTTCCCCACAACCACGATGTTTACGGCGACGGCTCCATCGTCATCGTGCCGGCGCCCGGCCACACGCCAGGCTCGGTCGTCATCTTCCTCGCAGTTCCGGGCGGCAAGCGCTACGCGCTCGTCGGCGATCTCGTCTGGCAGCTCGAGGGCATTCGCGAGCTCGAGGAGAGGCCCTGGCTGTGGCGAACGCTGGCCGACGTCGATCCCGGCGCCGTGCGCGAGAACATCCGCAGAATGTCGGCAATCGCGCAGCGTTTCCCCGAGTTTACGCTGGTGCCGGCCCACGATTCCCGCGGCTTCGCCTCGATGCCGACTCTTTCCGAAAAGCAGCCGAGCGCCGCCGCGCTCCCACCCGCTGAATAG
- a CDS encoding NAD(P)-binding protein, giving the protein MNRKPFAITLDPGSSLANHTGTWRTVRPEYIDRLSPCNHACPAGENVQQWLYHAESGDYHTAWTRLTEDNPLPAVMGRVCYHPCETVCNRAQLDEAVGINAIERFLGDEALRHGWRFAQPTTFSGKRILVVGAGPSGLSAGYQLARAGHSVTIRDAGPLAGGMMRFGIPKYRLPRDVLDGEIQRIVDLGVALELNSKVTSVLEAKESGAFDAVFLAVGAHLAKRAYIPAGSAAHMVDAIQVLRSMETGDRPLLGRRVVVYGGGNTALDVARTARRLGADESIIVYRRTREKMPAHAFEVEEALAEGVLVKWLSTITQADGGSITLEKMELGADGKAVGTGEFETLAADSVVLALGQDVDLSLLDGVPGLAIEDGVVKVGPDMMTGHPGIFAGGDMVPGERTVTVGIGHGKLAARHIDAWLRGLKWVHPTAHELATFDKLNTWYYADAPRSKAPLLDLVRRQSTFDEVVGGFDESTAQCEARRCLSCGNCFECDNCYGVCPDNAVVKLGPGLRYEFNYDFCKGCGLCVSECPCGAIRSVPEKI; this is encoded by the coding sequence GTGAACCGCAAGCCGTTCGCGATCACGCTCGATCCTGGCTCGAGCCTGGCCAACCACACCGGCACCTGGCGCACCGTGCGTCCCGAGTACATCGATCGCCTTTCGCCGTGCAACCACGCGTGCCCGGCCGGCGAAAACGTGCAGCAGTGGCTCTACCACGCCGAATCGGGCGATTACCACACCGCGTGGACCCGGCTCACCGAAGACAACCCCCTGCCGGCGGTGATGGGGCGCGTCTGCTATCACCCCTGCGAAACCGTCTGCAACCGCGCCCAGCTCGACGAAGCCGTCGGCATCAACGCGATCGAGCGTTTCCTCGGTGACGAGGCGCTGCGCCACGGGTGGCGGTTCGCGCAGCCGACGACGTTCAGCGGCAAGCGCATCCTCGTCGTCGGTGCCGGTCCGTCGGGGCTCTCGGCCGGCTACCAGCTCGCGCGTGCCGGTCATTCGGTGACGATCCGTGATGCCGGCCCACTTGCGGGCGGGATGATGCGTTTCGGCATTCCCAAATACCGGCTGCCGCGCGACGTGCTCGACGGTGAGATCCAGCGCATCGTCGATCTCGGCGTCGCCCTCGAGCTGAACTCGAAAGTCACGAGCGTGCTCGAAGCGAAAGAGAGCGGCGCTTTCGATGCCGTGTTCCTCGCGGTCGGCGCCCACCTGGCCAAGCGCGCGTACATTCCTGCCGGCAGCGCGGCGCACATGGTCGATGCGATCCAGGTGCTGCGCAGCATGGAGACGGGCGACAGGCCGCTGCTCGGCCGCCGCGTCGTCGTCTACGGTGGAGGCAACACTGCGCTCGATGTCGCGCGCACAGCCCGTCGTCTCGGCGCCGACGAATCCATCATCGTCTACCGCCGCACGCGCGAAAAAATGCCCGCGCACGCGTTCGAGGTCGAAGAAGCGCTCGCCGAGGGTGTGCTCGTCAAGTGGCTGTCGACGATCACCCAGGCCGACGGCGGCTCGATTACGCTCGAGAAGATGGAGCTCGGCGCCGACGGGAAGGCGGTGGGCACCGGCGAGTTCGAGACCCTGGCTGCCGACTCGGTGGTGCTCGCGCTCGGCCAGGACGTGGACCTGTCGCTGCTCGACGGCGTGCCGGGCCTCGCGATCGAAGACGGCGTCGTCAAGGTCGGACCCGACATGATGACCGGTCACCCGGGAATTTTTGCGGGCGGCGACATGGTGCCGGGCGAACGCACCGTCACGGTCGGAATCGGACACGGCAAGCTCGCTGCGCGCCACATCGACGCCTGGCTTCGCGGCCTGAAGTGGGTGCATCCGACCGCGCACGAGCTGGCGACCTTCGACAAGCTCAACACCTGGTACTACGCCGACGCACCGCGCTCGAAGGCACCGCTGCTCGACCTGGTGCGGCGCCAGTCGACGTTCGATGAGGTGGTCGGCGGCTTCGACGAGTCGACCGCGCAGTGCGAAGCGCGCCGATGCCTTTCGTGCGGCAACTGCTTCGAGTGCGACAACTGCTACGGCGTCTGTCCCGACAACGCGGTGGTCAAGCTCGGCCCGGGTCTCCGCTACGAGTTCAACTACGACTTCTGCAAGGGCTGCGGGCTTTGCGTCAGCGAATGCCCGTGCGGCGCGATTCGCAGCGTGCCGGAAAAAATCTGA